Within Triticum dicoccoides isolate Atlit2015 ecotype Zavitan chromosome 1B, WEW_v2.0, whole genome shotgun sequence, the genomic segment GTGACCCGGACCAACGTTTTTGCACAGGTTTGCTACCACCTCGCTGCCCCTGGTACAACAACGATGGGGGCAACTAATGGCTTCACGAATTAGGAGACGGAGGACGAGGACGGCCTGGCATTCAGCAACATTACTATCATACCATGAATACTACTGGTTAATGTGGGTAAAATTCAGGATGATGTCTTTTTCTATCTCTTGCCTGGCACAACACATGTGCGCAAGTCCTCTCTGTAGCTGAATATTTGCATTCCCTACTTGGGTAACATTATTTCCACTTTCTAACCTTTCTTTCTCCTTAATTGATTAATTATCATGGCTATTCATTACCTTTGTTTTTCCCGTGAGCAGAGCAACTTCCTTGTGGATGACAAAAGAAATCAGTCCGCAAAATATTTTAAATTCATTGTTTATATCTGGTGAAAGGAAGCTTGCTTTCACTTGTGCATCCTGCTACTAAGAAGTTTCACTTTTTTAGGAGTTAGGAGACAGAGGACGAGGACGGCCAGGCCCTCGATCAGCAACATTATTTTTATACCATGAATTACTACTGGTTAATGTCGGTAAAATTCAGGATGATGTCATTTTCTATCTCCTGCGTGGCACAATACATGTGCGCAAGTCCTCTTTGCTGAAGCTAAATATTTGCATTCCCTACTTGGGTAAAATTATTTCCACTTTCTACTTAATTGATTAATTCTCATGGTTATTCTTTTATCTTTGTTTTTCCCATGAGCAGAATGAcagaagaaatatgtccgtaaaatATTTAAATTCATTCTTTCTACTAAGAAGTTTCACTCTTTTACTAATGCACATCAATTGGTAAGGATGAAACGATGCCAGTTTGCTTTATGTTGATTATACATGCGCATACTTTGCTATGTAAGATTTAGCAGAAAGAGTTATTTTATTCACCCACCCGTCTCTATGTTTTTTTTTTGTAATGCTGATATGTTTTTTCATCTTTCGATCTAGGAGTACTTTGCTGCAGTTGTGCTCTTGTTACTTTGTTTGCAGGTCAGCGGGACTGAATTTTTCATGTTAACGTAAGTCATGGTAGTAGGCTATGGCGACACTAAACTGGGAGCCCCCCTAGCAGAACAAATTGAAAATGGTCCCATCCTCCTATCCATACTTATCTTAAATACTTCGCTATGGTTCGAAGGCAATATCGtcaaaaaataagtaaaaaaacaGGGGAGTTAGGAGAGGAATTTGGTACTGTATAGGGTTTCAGTCTCGGCTCCATCGCCACCATGATAACGTAAATATGCTAAGCCTATTTTGTTAGCATGTGCATTGTTTTAACTTTTCTAAATTTACTAGGAGTGCAGCTTTGGTGCAAGAAAGTCTGCAAATGTTTATATTGGTGAAGGCCTAGATTATAGTTGGTTTGCAACATTTCAGTATACATGCGACAGCTTATAGAGAATATAATTGCTTCGCTTCGTATTGCATTTTGCTCTCCTTCCACTCTTAGATAACAGATATCATCCTAGCGAGGATTGTGATGACGTGTTAATACATTTGTTTCCAAGGCTCTTCTCTTTCTATCTAGCTTATTCCCTCAGTGTCTTGCTTCTTTTGTTTTGGTTACGGACATTTTGTTTGCACATCAGTTAATAGAAAACCAAAAGTAAAGTTACTAATGTGTGCCTAATTTCAAGTATGCTTTCAGAAGTACACAAAGAAAaacttttttctttctattttgacATAAATTGGTGTGCCCAATAGCTGTGCCAAGTGTGCTTTAAAAAATACTGCACCCGACCTAACATGTAGGTTCCATGAATTTGGTATTTAGTTACAAAACATAGTGCCAATATAGATTTGAGAATACACTATGACCTAACAACTTTCAACTCTATCTATTCGAAGTTGCAACTAAGATTTCTTTAATGTATAGACTCACCTTGTGCTAGATTTTCTATGATCGGTGGAGATGAGGACTTAATGCAGCGGAGATTTACTTTACGACATTAGTAACAATGCGTATGTGGGTTTAGTCGTGTGGTTGTTCTTGTCTTTCCTTCACTCCAACAATTTGTGTTGTGCCTTCCGTATGTAGTTTTTGACTAATTTTCTAATTAATTAGGATATCTTTCTTGCTCCTTTCAAGGTGCTATATGACAAAATTTTAATATATTTTCATAGTTTTATATACATTTTAAATTACAGGCATGTTCAATCAATATTTGTATATCTAATTTTACTGTCCCGTGGCAACGCACGCGCATTCAACTAGTATGGTTAATGAGGCCACGAGTACAACGCCCATGAGCATCATGTTTGGCGCACACCACCGCTCTTGACGACAAAGTGGCAATACCAAGGTGATATTATTCAACACATTGTTACGCCTGGGATCCATGCGTACATTGGTGTCACTGGTAATGGTAGAACGGCCTAAAAAGCAACACTCAGACTGTTTTTGATGACACTCTGGCTGCTTGCAAGGTCAATCAAGAGAGCATTGCCCCCTATGCTTTTTAACGGGACAACTCTTCCAAGGATGAGATCTGCTACCCTGTACACCACTATGCGGTTGGAGTGATGGCTGCTGGAACTGACGAGCAAGATCTCAGAGTCACACTCTATCTATCAGTTCAAAAGGAGTGCGGATCTTGCCCTTTCGACATATGGCGATCACCTTGGGTGGCTAAAACAAAGTCGAGATGAATCCAGGCATCTTCTCGTGGCGAGGTGGGTCGATCTGGAAAATCCATAGTTCATCACTGCTTAATGACGTGGGTTTCCGCAACATGTAAATTTTGCCTTGAGATGATGATATGATGCTATTATTCGAGTAGAAGGTCCAGGCCGAGAAACTCCATTGCTTGTCCTTAGTGGTAGCGAATACCACGCACGACAGATCTAGAAGCACGATCATGAGCATGGGAACTCTGTCAACACCAATGCTCAGGGAGGTGGTCACCCTGCCTGGCGACAAGTAAGGACGCTCCATGCGTGAACTCTGGATTGATCCCAAGCTCATTGTGACATACATGATTGGCGGGAATTTGGCAATGCTCCCCGTGAAGGGGTAGGCAAACATCACCGCCGTTTTCATTATCATGTTGCCGGTGCCGCTCCAGTAGGAGGAGGCCTTCAACCAGGCAGAGGACGTGATGGTCCTCGAGAAGAGGGGCCCGAGAGCAGACGAACACTCCAGTGTCGAGGTTGAGGAAACGCATCCGTCCGTCTTCAAGGTGTAGTTCGTGGCCCTTGGGCAGCATCGTCCATCGACGCGGGTGCAAGCGCGGGCGTGCAGGCAGAGAATGTTGGACCGCACGTGCGTGCACATGGCGCAGAAGCAAACGTAGCCGTGCAGGTTGACTTGGGCGAGCACCAGCTAGCCGACGAGATCTACCAAATTGGCGGGCAATGACACCAGGGGAGACACGTCGTCGGCGCCGGTGGCGTAGGCACCCGCATCGGTCGGCGGAGGGCGGCAACAGTTTGCCGGCGAGGACATCGATCGATCTGATCGTTCGAGATTTTTCCCCTACCATAGCCGCCAGCATAAGCGTCTTGCGACTAAGTATTCGTGATGGGAGCTGCGATGCGTTGTGTATGGGCTCGTCGAGAGCCAGTCCAAACCATTTTTGGGCCCGAGGCGACGTGAAACCATTATTTTTTATACCAAATTTTTATACTTCTTTTAAACTAAGTGACATATAACAATTTTAATTAATACATTTTTATTTAGCCACATAACAATGTTTTTAAATAATTGTTATATTAGTTATTGTTATACAATTGTAATACATCTTTGAAAATTTTGATTTTACAAATTTTGGATTGTAAGATATATATGCCAAAAAAATATCTTCTTTTTTTAAAAACCATTCAAACTATATTTATAATATTGCATAAATAAATTGTATAGTGTATATACATATATTTGCATATCCATGCGCGAGTCCATATATATTTTAATATTATTGAATGTCGTGGTATAGATTTATAAATCATAAATATTTTAATGGAGCTTTCTACTGTATATCAGGCAACCATATTTGTAGAAACTTTTAGGGTATATCAAATGTGACATGGAAGTTGGGTTCATTAATAGAGTCATCTAACAACCAAATATGTTCTTGAGAGTACTTTTGCGTATGATTCGATTATATCTGACATGATCATCTTGATTCACGTAGTTTGATTTGGTGCAAATGAGATGTACTATCTATTTCTGAAATGAAAAATTGTGGATTGGTTTGAACAATGAAAACTAATTATCATAAATTTCATTATGATATTAAGACATCTATCATAAAGAGAGACTAGTGTATCTAAACGTTGCTAGTCAAGTTGGTTTGCCTCCGTGTGGTATTCTAATGATCACTCTATATGCTGGCTGGGCTATGCTTTGTCTTGAGCACCCACTTTGTTCTTCTTTATTTCTCTTATGTTGCTTGTCTGGTTTATCTGCGTGATTTTACTCATAAATAGGGCAATTTCGTTTAGCTTTTTGTCCGATTTTTTCTAATATAAATTGAATTAATATTTTGTTAAAAAACCATATTTATGTGGAGATTTCTCCCCCTTAGCTTTTAAAAGAACGCCGAAATGATGACGCATGTTGACACCAGCCATGCATGCTGCCTCTCGATCCTCATGAATAACCAAAGTTTTCTTGGTTAGTCCTCGCAGAAAAAGGTTTTCTTCGCTAATCGCCGCCCAAGATGATTACCGGGAGCACCGACGCGCATGCGCCGACTACGTGTAACTCATCCCTGTACATAGCCGAGACTTTCTCTTACTATCACCCACTGAGATCTTGAACAAAGAAAAGGCTTGTCCCGTTCACACATCCAAAGCGTAACACGTCGCCATGGTCCGTACCGCTCGATGCGCCACCCGGCCGTCCCGATCATTGATCGGCAGTAGTGCACGCATGCTTGACGCTCCTGCATTGCCCACCGTGTCGCGCGCTTCACCTACTACGTGCTGCACGGGGCCTATATATACACCTTCGACCTTTCTCCAATTTCCGCACCACACTCGCACGAACACTTTCGTATCCTAGGAGCTCAGTGTGTCAGCTACTAGCCgtttcctctcctctccttctgAAGAACCCAAGCAGGTATGGCTGCCAAGGCGACCCTCGTCTGCTTCATGGTCGTGGCTCTCGCGACGGCGCTGCTGGCGGCGCCGGGCGCGGTGGAGGCGGCGACGTGCAGCCCGACGCAGCTGACCCCGTGCGCGCCGGCGATCATCGGGAACGCGGCGCCGAGCGCGGCGTGCTGCGGGAAGCTGAAGGCGCACCCGGCGAGCTGCCTGTGCAAGTACAAGAAGGACCCCAAGCTGCAGCGCTACGTCAACTCCCCCAACGGCAAGAAGGTCTTCGCCGCGTGCAAGCTGCGCCTGCCAAGGTGCTGAGCGATCGACCCATGACCTTCATCCATCCATGATCTATCTCCCTCGCGTTTTGCACGTACGCTACGTGCCTACGTGCGGTGTGGGTGTGTGGCATGGCATGGCTTTGTGATGTCACCTGAGGACGTGAGGTAATAATAAATCGTACGAGAGTGCTATATATTACATATAAAGAGAGAGAATTATACGTTGAGTGGAAATAAATCACGTTGATCGATCGATCGGTCATGTACTCTCTGTGGTATGGACCGAGTTGCCTAGACTTGTGTTATGTCAGTGTGAGTGTGACGATCATGTACTCTGTGTGGCACCATATGATTGTTCCAGTAATAATTATATGTCTTGCATACTTTAGCCGAGCGGGCGTGGCTACCGGTCAATCGACTGAAAtgaattttgggtcagtcgattgacCCCAAACTCTGTTTCAGTCAAGCATGATTAATTAGTCAGCCACACAAGCCTACGCAGCGTCCGCACAGGTGCAAGCTGGACCATGCGCCTGCTCCAGTCCAATACTATCAAGTCAGCCTACTTTTTTTTACATTAATTACTGGCTGCTCTAGTATAGTAATTGGCCAAGTCTTTGCAGATGACCTATGAAGAGCATTCTCACACATAATTGCATGCAATGGTTAGTGGCTATATGTGTAATCTCACACATGTATATTCATTTTTATACATGTGCATTCTCACCGATGAATAGCATTCTCACACATATTTATTTTTATACATACACATATTTGGAAAATATATTATTACTATGCAAAACTGAGCATATTATAGTGAGatttccgcaaaaaaaaaacatttttgaaaaaGTAATGGATTAGTGACATCCATATTACccttacaaaagaaaaaaaagaatactaaaacaaaatgaaaaatgaataaaAAACAAAGTTTTCTATGGTAGAATGAATTCGTGGCACTACTATTACCCTTTCagaaaaaactaaaacaaaatcaaaataatgaagttttccaaggaagaatgaaaccctttaagaagaaagaaaatgaaaaaggaaaatctttcaaaaattacacaaaatttgcactgaaattgcactttttgaaatatgcaaagaataagcatataatagtgcatTTTTCACATTCTACTATAGTTTACACATAATGCAACTGAAATAATGTATTTCCTCTAAGAAGTCAGAAAATAAAAATCTTGCGCAGAACTTTGCACCGAAATTGCACTTTACcgtaatatgcaaaaataatcatgaAAATTTGGCAAATAATATATATTATTTGTTTGTATATAATTACACTCAGCCAAAGAACCACAAAAAAGcaataaaaggaaagaaaaaaggaaaaacacacaCATAGAAACatgaaaagagaaataaaaaatgaAGCAAAAATACCCACAAAAGAAAGAATTAAATTTCCTTAGGAAGAATGAATTAttggcattggtattaccatttgagaacaaaaaaatgagaaaaataaTCTAAAACAAACACTGACAAAATTTGCACGAAATATACATAAAAATTGCGCTTTTTAAAAATATGCAAGACTAAGCATATAAAAGTGGAACTTTTGCAAAAACAAAATCCAAGTATAAATgaatagtggcattggtattaaccTTAAAGTAGAATGGATATGAAGTAAAGACTAAAGCAATATCAAAATAATGTTTTTTATGAAAATTAATGAATTAGTGGCGTTGGTATTTCCTTTAAGAAGAAATAAAATTTATAAAAATGTGCACAACTTCGCACCAAAATTGCACTTTATCGTAATAAGCAAAAATAAtcatataatcatgaaattttTGGCACATATTATATAGTATTTGTATGTATATCATTACACACCCAAAAAcccacaagaacaagaaataagaataaaggaaagagaaaaataaaagaaaatgcaacCCAGAAGAGCAAAAACGAGCCCAGGAAGCAATTCAACTGACCCAAAATAGGGGTCAATCGATTCCACATAGCCCAACTTATTTTTTCATGGACTGTCATGGGCTCAAATTTAAGGGTCAGTTATAGTACGCACGGGCCTATGCTCCAGTTAATGGGAAAGTTGCTGGAGAGCGAGCGAGGGGGGAAGGCGTGCAAATTCTCTCGTTCTCCCGCCTGAAACCCCCTCTCTTTTTTCGACCCCCCACCGATTCCTCATCGGGCGCCCCTCTTTTCTCCGTCTCGTAGTTTCTCCAGCGATTATTTCGCTCGCCGCAAACGGACATCAAAATTCAAGGTATGGTCTTCGCAGCCTGGATTTACCGGAGTAGCTACCA encodes:
- the LOC119310995 gene encoding non-specific lipid-transfer protein 2-like, with the protein product MAAKATLVCFMVVALATALLAAPGAVEAATCSPTQLTPCAPAIIGNAAPSAACCGKLKAHPASCLCKYKKDPKLQRYVNSPNGKKVFAACKLRLPRC